A portion of the Mycobacterium paraseoulense genome contains these proteins:
- a CDS encoding PaaX family transcriptional regulator C-terminal domain-containing protein — protein sequence MPTMTARSVVLSVLLGAHPACATASELVRLTSDFGIKETALRVALTRMVGAGDLIRSAEGYRLSDRLLVRQRRQDDAIDPRLRPWGGEWVTLVVTSVGSDARTRATLRTALHAKRFGELREGVWMRPDNLELDLDPEIAARVRVLRARDDDPAGLAAQLWDLPAWARAGHELLDEMAAASGIPGHFVVAAATVRHLLTDPVLPDELLPADWPGARLRAAYHDFATELLQRREPLFAEAQ from the coding sequence ATGCCCACCATGACGGCCCGGTCGGTGGTTCTCAGCGTGCTGCTGGGGGCCCACCCGGCCTGCGCCACCGCGAGTGAATTGGTCAGGCTCACTTCCGATTTCGGCATCAAGGAGACGGCCCTGCGGGTGGCGCTCACCCGCATGGTCGGCGCGGGTGACCTCATCCGGTCCGCGGAGGGCTACCGGCTCTCGGATCGCCTGCTGGTCCGCCAGCGGCGGCAGGACGACGCCATCGACCCGCGGCTGCGGCCGTGGGGCGGGGAGTGGGTCACGCTCGTGGTGACCAGCGTGGGCAGCGACGCCCGTACCCGGGCCACGCTGCGGACCGCCCTGCACGCCAAGCGCTTCGGTGAGCTGCGCGAAGGCGTCTGGATGCGGCCCGACAACCTCGAGCTCGACCTGGACCCCGAGATCGCCGCCCGGGTGCGGGTCTTGCGGGCACGCGACGACGACCCCGCCGGGCTGGCCGCCCAGTTGTGGGACCTGCCCGCGTGGGCGCGGGCCGGCCACGAGTTGCTCGACGAGATGGCCGCCGCGTCGGGAATTCCGGGCCATTTCGTGGTAGCGGCGGCCACGGTGCGACACCTACTCACCGACCCGGTGCTGCCCGACGAACTGCTGCCGGCCGACTGGCCCGGCGCCCGGCTGCGTGCGGCCTACCACGACTTCGCCACCGAGTTGCTGCAGCGGCGCGAACCACTATTTGCGGAGGCACAATGA
- a CDS encoding TetR/AcrR family transcriptional regulator, whose product MAAHPDTPSAAGRPRSGRTGSRPAKLSREGIIDGALTFLDREGWDALTINALATQLGTKGPSLYNHVDSLEDLRRSVRIRVIDDIITMLNRVGEGRARDDAVLVMAGAYRSYAHHHPGRYSAFTRMPLGGDDPEYTAATRGAAAPVISVLSSYGLDGDEAFYAALEFWSALHGFVLLEMTGVMDDIDTDALFSDMVLRLAAGLERRVAHHGARF is encoded by the coding sequence ATGGCAGCTCACCCGGATACGCCGTCGGCGGCCGGGCGTCCACGCTCGGGGAGGACGGGCTCGCGCCCCGCCAAGCTGAGCCGCGAAGGCATCATCGACGGGGCGCTGACCTTCCTGGACCGGGAGGGCTGGGACGCCCTCACCATCAACGCGCTGGCCACGCAACTGGGCACCAAGGGGCCGTCGCTGTACAACCACGTGGACAGCCTCGAGGACCTGCGCCGCTCGGTGCGGATCCGCGTGATCGACGACATCATCACGATGCTGAACCGGGTCGGCGAGGGCCGCGCCCGCGACGACGCGGTGCTGGTCATGGCGGGCGCCTACCGCAGCTACGCCCATCACCACCCCGGCCGGTACTCGGCCTTCACCCGGATGCCGCTGGGCGGCGACGACCCTGAGTACACGGCGGCGACCCGGGGAGCGGCCGCGCCGGTGATCTCGGTGCTGTCCTCCTACGGTCTCGACGGCGACGAGGCCTTCTACGCGGCGCTGGAGTTCTGGTCCGCGCTGCACGGCTTCGTGCTGCTGGAGATGACCGGCGTCATGGACGACATCGACACCGACGCGTTGTTCTCGGACATGGTGCTGCGGCTGGCGGCGGGCCTCGAGCGCCGCGTCGCGCACCACGGCGCCAGGTTCTGA
- a CDS encoding acyl-CoA dehydrogenase family protein — translation MSDTHVVTNQVPPLENYNPATSAVLVEALIREGGQWGVEEVNEVGAIAGGREAQRWGELADRNRPILHTHDKYGHRVDEVEYDPAYHELMRTAIATGIHAAPWADDRPGAHVVRAAKMSVWNVEPGHTCPISMTYAVVPALRYNPELAAVYEPLLTSREYDPELKLATTKRGITAGMSMTEKQGGSDVRAGTTQATPNGDGSYSLTGHKWFTSAPMCDIFLVLAQAPGGLSCFLLPRVLPDGTRNRMFLQRLKDKLGNHANASSEVEYDGATAWLVGEEGRGVPTIIEMVNLTRLDCTLGSATSMRTGLTRAIHHAQHRKAFGAYLIDQPLMRNVLADLAVEAEAATIVAMRMAGATDKALRGDDREALLRRIGLAASKYWVCKRATPHAAEALECLGGNGYVEDSGMPRLFREAPLMGIWEGSGNVSALDALRAMATRPECVEVLFDELTESAGADPRLAAHVERLRRDLTDLDTIAHRARKVAEDICLALQGSLLVRHGHPAVAEAFLTTRLDGRWGGAYGTMPAGLDLAPILERALVKG, via the coding sequence ATGTCGGATACGCATGTCGTCACCAACCAGGTTCCTCCGCTGGAGAACTACAACCCCGCGACGTCCGCGGTGCTCGTCGAGGCCTTGATCCGTGAGGGCGGGCAATGGGGCGTGGAAGAGGTGAACGAGGTGGGCGCGATCGCGGGCGGCCGCGAAGCCCAGCGGTGGGGTGAGCTCGCCGACCGCAACCGGCCGATCCTGCACACGCACGACAAGTACGGCCACCGGGTCGACGAGGTCGAGTACGACCCGGCCTACCACGAGCTGATGCGCACGGCGATCGCCACCGGCATCCACGCCGCGCCGTGGGCCGACGACCGCCCGGGCGCGCACGTGGTGCGGGCCGCGAAGATGTCGGTCTGGAACGTCGAGCCGGGCCACACCTGCCCGATCTCGATGACCTACGCCGTCGTCCCCGCGCTGCGCTACAACCCCGAACTCGCGGCGGTCTATGAGCCCCTGCTCACCAGCCGCGAATACGACCCCGAACTCAAGCTGGCCACCACCAAGCGCGGCATCACCGCCGGCATGTCGATGACCGAGAAGCAGGGCGGGTCCGACGTGCGCGCCGGAACCACGCAGGCGACCCCCAACGGCGATGGCAGCTACAGCCTTACCGGGCACAAGTGGTTCACCTCGGCGCCGATGTGCGACATCTTCCTGGTCCTCGCCCAGGCCCCCGGCGGGCTGTCCTGTTTCCTGCTGCCGCGGGTGCTGCCCGACGGCACGCGCAACCGGATGTTCCTGCAGCGGCTCAAGGACAAGCTCGGCAACCACGCCAACGCGTCGAGCGAGGTGGAATACGACGGCGCCACAGCGTGGTTGGTCGGCGAGGAGGGCCGCGGCGTCCCCACCATCATCGAGATGGTCAACCTCACCCGGCTGGACTGCACGCTGGGCAGCGCCACCAGCATGCGCACCGGACTGACCCGGGCCATCCACCACGCCCAGCACCGAAAGGCGTTCGGCGCCTATCTGATCGACCAGCCGCTGATGCGCAACGTGCTGGCCGACCTGGCCGTCGAGGCCGAGGCCGCCACCATCGTCGCAATGCGGATGGCCGGCGCCACCGACAAGGCGTTGCGCGGCGACGATCGGGAGGCGCTGCTGCGCCGCATCGGATTGGCCGCCAGCAAGTACTGGGTCTGCAAGCGCGCCACCCCGCACGCCGCCGAGGCGCTGGAATGCCTGGGCGGCAATGGCTACGTCGAGGACTCGGGCATGCCGCGGCTGTTCCGGGAGGCCCCGCTGATGGGCATCTGGGAGGGCTCGGGCAACGTCAGCGCGCTGGACGCGTTGCGCGCCATGGCCACCCGTCCCGAATGCGTCGAGGTGCTGTTCGACGAACTGACCGAGAGCGCCGGCGCCGACCCGCGCCTGGCCGCACACGTCGAGCGGCTGCGGCGCGACCTGACCGACCTGGACACCATCGCGCACCGCGCCCGCAAGGTCGCCGAGGACATCTGCCTGGCATTGCAGGGCTCGCTGCTGGTGCGCCACGGCCACCCCGCGGTCGCCGAGGCATTCCTGACCACCCGCCTCGACGGCCGGTGGGGTGGCGCCTACGGCACCATGCCCGCCGGGCTGGACCTCGCGCCGATCCTCGAGCGGGCCCTGGTAAAGGGCTGA
- the rpsL gene encoding 30S ribosomal protein S12 gives MPTIQQLVRKGRRDKIAKVKTAALKGSPQRRGVCTRVYTTTPKKPNSALRKVARVKLTSQVEVTAYIPGEGHNLQEHSMVLVRGGRVKDLPGVRYKIIRGSLDTQGVKNRKQARSRYGAKKEKS, from the coding sequence ATGCCAACGATTCAGCAGCTGGTCCGCAAGGGTCGCCGCGACAAGATCGCCAAGGTCAAGACCGCGGCCCTGAAGGGCAGCCCGCAGCGCCGTGGCGTATGCACTCGCGTGTACACCACCACCCCGAAGAAGCCGAACTCGGCGCTTCGGAAGGTCGCGCGCGTGAAGCTGACGAGCCAGGTCGAGGTCACCGCCTACATCCCGGGCGAGGGCCACAACCTGCAGGAGCACTCGATGGTCCTGGTGCGCGGTGGCCGAGTCAAGGACCTGCCCGGCGTGCGGTACAAGATCATCCGCGGTTCGCTCGACACCCAGGGGGTCAAGAACCGCAAGCAGGCCCGCAGCCGTTACGGCGCCAAGAAGGAGAAGAGCTGA
- a CDS encoding DUF732 domain-containing protein — protein MSSSTTHRAGALITAFLVLTGVVMLPHGAAAADPNPDDQFVALLDQKGIPALENVPSLIATAHRICRQLDGGMPVDGVVADMRERAFNANGPAGQYPPDRVARTIARFISAAVEAYCPNNQPKIASLEAMGYQGSASNTHAAARTTSDLLQPESAAHVILVGETGQPDPPQLPPPPPPTAQIMMPPPPVATPSPRQQPPPPVQEPLPGTQQGPPAAPAPGTSPGSGGVTPEPPPMPPGRVRLAP, from the coding sequence ATGTCCAGCAGTACCACTCACCGCGCCGGCGCACTGATTACGGCCTTCCTGGTACTCACCGGCGTCGTCATGCTGCCCCACGGTGCAGCGGCGGCCGACCCCAACCCCGACGACCAGTTCGTGGCGCTGCTCGACCAGAAGGGAATCCCCGCCCTCGAGAACGTGCCAAGTCTCATCGCCACCGCCCACCGGATTTGTCGCCAACTCGATGGCGGAATGCCGGTGGACGGCGTAGTCGCCGACATGCGGGAAAGAGCGTTCAATGCCAACGGGCCCGCCGGCCAATACCCTCCCGACCGTGTCGCGCGGACCATTGCGCGATTCATCTCCGCCGCGGTCGAGGCCTACTGCCCGAACAACCAACCGAAGATCGCTTCCCTCGAGGCCATGGGGTACCAGGGGAGCGCCTCGAACACGCACGCCGCCGCTCGCACGACAAGCGATCTTTTGCAGCCGGAATCGGCTGCGCACGTGATCCTCGTGGGAGAAACGGGCCAGCCGGACCCACCGCAACTTCCGCCGCCACCGCCGCCGACGGCACAGATCATGATGCCACCGCCGCCGGTCGCGACACCGTCTCCGCGGCAACAACCCCCGCCACCGGTGCAGGAGCCGTTACCGGGAACGCAACAGGGGCCGCCTGCCGCTCCCGCGCCGGGCACCTCTCCCGGCAGTGGCGGCGTTACGCCGGAGCCGCCCCCCATGCCACCCGGCAGGGTAAGGCTCGCACCCTAA
- a CDS encoding deoxyribonuclease IV has translation MLIGSHVRNDDPLAAAQTDGADVVQFFLSNPQSWKKPKPREDAEALKASTIPLYVHAPYLINVASANNRIRIPSRKILQDTCDAAAEIDATAVIVHGGHADDDDMEAGFERWVKALDYLETDVQVYLENTAGGDHAMARHFDTIGRLWDHIGAKGIGFCLDTCHAWAAGEQLIDAVDRIKALTGRIDLVHCNDSRDAAGSGADRHANFGTGQIDPELLAAVVNAAGAPVICETADEGRKDDIAFLREKTNG, from the coding sequence GTGCTCATCGGCTCGCACGTCCGCAACGACGACCCGCTGGCCGCCGCGCAGACCGACGGCGCCGACGTGGTCCAGTTCTTCCTGTCCAACCCGCAGAGCTGGAAGAAACCGAAGCCCCGCGAGGACGCCGAGGCGCTGAAGGCGTCCACCATCCCGCTCTACGTGCACGCGCCGTATCTGATCAACGTGGCGTCGGCCAACAACCGCATCCGGATCCCGTCGCGCAAGATCCTGCAGGACACCTGCGACGCCGCGGCGGAGATCGACGCGACCGCGGTGATCGTGCACGGCGGCCACGCCGACGACGACGACATGGAGGCCGGCTTCGAGCGGTGGGTCAAGGCGCTGGACTACCTGGAAACCGACGTGCAGGTGTATCTGGAGAACACCGCCGGCGGCGACCACGCGATGGCCCGCCACTTCGACACCATCGGCAGGCTGTGGGATCACATCGGCGCCAAGGGGATCGGGTTCTGCCTGGACACCTGCCACGCCTGGGCCGCGGGGGAGCAGCTGATCGACGCGGTGGACCGGATCAAGGCGCTGACCGGGCGCATCGACCTGGTGCACTGCAACGACTCGAGGGACGCGGCCGGCTCGGGCGCCGACCGGCACGCCAACTTCGGCACCGGCCAGATCGACCCCGAACTGCTGGCGGCGGTCGTCAACGCCGCCGGAGCGCCGGTCATCTGCGAAACCGCCGACGAGGGCCGCAAGGACGACATCGCGTTCCTGCGGGAAAAGACCAACGGCTGA
- a CDS encoding crotonase/enoyl-CoA hydratase family protein, which translates to MTHAIRPVDFDNLKTMTYEVTDRVARITFNRPEKGNAIVADTPLELSALVERADLDPSVHVILVSGRGEGFCAGFDLSAYADRTGSAGGTGAYQGTVLDGKTQAVNHLPDRPWDPMIDYQMMSRFVRGFSSLMHADKPTVVKIHGYCVAGGTDIALHADQLIAAADAKIGYPPTRVWGVPAAGLWAHRLGDQRAKRLLFTGDCITGAQAAEWGLAVEAPDAAELDERTERLVQRIAAVPVNQLIMVKLALNSALLQQGVATSRMVSTVFDGVARHTPEGHAFVADATEHGFRDAVRHRDEPFGDYGRRASPV; encoded by the coding sequence GTGACGCACGCGATCAGGCCGGTCGACTTCGACAACCTCAAGACGATGACCTACGAGGTCACCGATCGGGTTGCCCGGATCACCTTCAACCGGCCGGAGAAGGGCAACGCGATCGTCGCCGACACCCCGCTGGAGCTCTCGGCATTGGTTGAGCGCGCCGACCTCGACCCCAGCGTCCACGTCATCCTGGTGTCCGGTCGCGGCGAGGGATTCTGCGCGGGGTTCGACCTCAGCGCCTACGCCGACCGCACCGGGTCGGCCGGCGGCACCGGCGCGTACCAGGGCACCGTGCTGGACGGAAAAACCCAGGCGGTCAACCACTTACCCGACCGGCCGTGGGACCCCATGATCGACTATCAGATGATGAGCCGCTTCGTGCGCGGCTTCTCCAGCCTGATGCACGCCGACAAGCCGACGGTGGTCAAGATCCACGGCTACTGCGTGGCCGGGGGCACCGACATCGCGCTGCACGCCGACCAGTTGATCGCCGCCGCCGACGCCAAGATCGGCTACCCGCCCACGCGGGTGTGGGGCGTCCCGGCGGCGGGGCTGTGGGCGCACCGGCTCGGTGACCAGCGCGCCAAGCGCCTGCTGTTCACCGGCGACTGCATCACCGGCGCGCAGGCCGCGGAATGGGGGCTGGCGGTCGAGGCGCCGGACGCCGCCGAGCTCGACGAGCGCACTGAGCGGCTCGTGCAACGGATCGCCGCGGTGCCAGTCAACCAGCTGATCATGGTGAAGCTCGCGCTGAATTCGGCTCTGCTGCAACAGGGTGTGGCCACCAGCAGGATGGTGAGCACCGTGTTCGACGGGGTCGCCCGGCACACCCCCGAAGGCCACGCGTTCGTCGCCGACGCCACCGAGCACGGATTCCGGGACGCCGTGCGGCATCGCGACGAGCCCTTCGGCGACTACGGCCGCCGCGCTTCACCGGTATAG
- a CDS encoding DUF3060 domain-containing protein: MSAHIFDRPAGLTALAVAPAIAAVLVAGCSSTANPPGATTTTTKSTTTTTSAGAAPTTGGASTTASVEIGNTLNYGSMGTTATLDCANGKSLNVGGSDNTLTITGTCVTVSVGGTNNKITLDKVDTRISVVGLNNTITYKDGEPKVDNLGSGNTITKGG, encoded by the coding sequence TTGTCTGCCCACATCTTTGACCGGCCCGCCGGGCTGACCGCGCTCGCCGTTGCGCCCGCCATCGCGGCCGTGTTGGTGGCCGGCTGCAGTTCGACGGCCAACCCGCCCGGGGCGACCACGACGACGACGAAGAGCACGACGACGACGACGAGCGCCGGGGCGGCACCCACGACCGGCGGGGCGAGCACGACCGCGTCGGTCGAGATCGGCAACACGCTCAACTACGGCTCGATGGGCACCACCGCGACGCTTGACTGCGCCAACGGCAAGTCGCTGAACGTCGGCGGTTCGGACAACACCCTGACCATCACCGGCACCTGCGTGACGGTCAGCGTCGGTGGCACCAACAACAAGATCACCCTGGACAAGGTCGACACCCGCATCAGCGTGGTGGGGCTGAACAACACCATCACCTACAAGGACGGCGAGCCCAAGGTCGACAACCTTGGCTCGGGCAACACCATCACCAAGGGCGGCTGA
- a CDS encoding crotonase/enoyl-CoA hydratase family protein yields the protein MSDPVRIERNGAVTTVILNRPAARNAVNGPTAAALYAAFDAFDRDDTASVAVLWGEGGTFCAGADLKAFGTLEANAVHRTGPGPMGPTRMVLSKPVIAAVSGYAVAGGLELAVWCDLRVAEEDAVFGVFCRRWGVPLIDGGTVRLPRLIGHSRAMDMILTGRGVKADEALAMGLANRVVPNGQARQAAEELAAQLAALPQQCLRSDRLSALHQWGSTESEAIDFEFASISRVAAEANEGAGRFAAGAGRHGAPAG from the coding sequence ATGAGCGACCCAGTGCGTATCGAGCGCAACGGCGCGGTGACGACGGTCATCCTGAACCGGCCGGCGGCGCGCAACGCGGTCAACGGCCCCACCGCCGCCGCGCTGTACGCGGCATTCGACGCATTCGACCGCGACGACACCGCATCGGTCGCCGTGTTGTGGGGCGAGGGCGGAACCTTCTGCGCCGGAGCCGATTTGAAGGCCTTCGGCACGCTCGAAGCCAACGCCGTGCACCGGACGGGGCCGGGCCCGATGGGGCCGACCCGAATGGTGTTGTCCAAACCCGTGATCGCCGCGGTGAGCGGCTATGCCGTCGCCGGGGGCCTCGAGCTGGCCGTCTGGTGCGACCTGCGGGTGGCCGAGGAGGACGCCGTGTTCGGGGTGTTCTGCCGCCGGTGGGGGGTGCCGCTGATCGACGGCGGCACCGTGCGGCTGCCGCGGCTGATCGGCCACAGCCGCGCGATGGACATGATCCTCACCGGCCGCGGGGTCAAGGCCGACGAAGCGCTCGCGATGGGGTTGGCCAATCGCGTCGTGCCCAACGGTCAGGCGCGGCAGGCGGCCGAGGAGCTGGCCGCGCAACTGGCCGCGCTGCCGCAGCAGTGCCTGCGATCCGACCGACTTTCGGCGCTGCACCAATGGGGGTCAACGGAATCCGAGGCGATCGACTTCGAGTTCGCCAGCATTTCGCGCGTCGCCGCGGAGGCGAACGAGGGGGCCGGCCGCTTCGCGGCCGGGGCGGGCCGACACGGTGCGCCGGCCGGTTAA
- a CDS encoding DUF3060 domain-containing protein encodes MKWTTVAGSLATCVIAVAASPFPAAHAKNGDTHVVGQGIEQTLDCNDATLFVNGSFNNVTALGNCYAVTVMGSSNTVVADSVSHDITVYGYDQTVFYHNGSPFLWDRGRELGMTNRLQQVPG; translated from the coding sequence GTGAAGTGGACAACCGTCGCCGGGTCGCTGGCAACCTGTGTCATCGCCGTCGCCGCAAGCCCCTTTCCCGCGGCGCACGCGAAGAATGGCGACACCCACGTCGTCGGGCAGGGCATCGAGCAGACGCTGGACTGCAACGACGCCACCCTGTTCGTCAACGGCTCCTTCAACAACGTCACCGCGCTGGGCAACTGCTACGCGGTGACCGTGATGGGCTCGTCCAACACCGTCGTCGCCGACTCCGTCTCGCACGACATCACCGTGTACGGCTATGACCAGACGGTCTTCTACCACAACGGCTCGCCGTTCCTGTGGGACCGCGGCCGCGAGCTGGGCATGACCAACCGGCTCCAGCAGGTGCCGGGCTGA
- the rpsG gene encoding 30S ribosomal protein S7, giving the protein MPRKGPAPKRPLVNDPVYGSQLVTQLVNKVLLQGKKSLAERIVYGALENARDKTGTDPVITLKRALDNVKPALEVRSRRVGGATYQVPVEVRPDRSTTLALRWLVSFSRQRREKTMVERLANEILDASNGLGASVKRREDTHKMAEANRAFAHYRW; this is encoded by the coding sequence ATGCCGCGCAAGGGGCCCGCGCCGAAGCGTCCGTTGGTCAACGACCCCGTCTACGGGTCGCAGCTGGTCACCCAGCTGGTGAACAAAGTTCTCCTGCAGGGGAAGAAATCGCTGGCCGAGCGCATTGTTTATGGTGCGCTCGAGAATGCCCGGGACAAGACCGGCACCGATCCCGTGATCACGCTCAAGCGCGCTCTCGACAACGTCAAGCCCGCGCTGGAGGTGCGCAGCCGCCGCGTCGGCGGTGCGACCTACCAGGTTCCGGTCGAGGTCCGTCCGGACCGGTCCACCACGCTGGCGCTGCGCTGGCTTGTCAGCTTCTCGCGGCAACGCCGGGAAAAGACGATGGTCGAGCGGCTGGCGAACGAGATCCTGGACGCCAGCAACGGCCTGGGAGCCTCCGTCAAGCGGCGTGAGGACACCCACAAGATGGCCGAGGCCAACCGCGCCTTCGCGCACTATCGCTGGTAG
- a CDS encoding alpha/beta hydrolase family esterase, with translation MLGRLATLLGVVLLVAAGCAPQPPSGFVTGTSLHHITVGGHDRTYRLYKPAGTPASAPLVVALHGYSGSGRQVERDYGWDQLADSGRFVVTYPDGLDRAWNVDGESCCGRPGREGVDDVAFIAAAVADIAKNVGTDPARVYVTGMSNGGIMSYTLACTTDIFAAIGPVAGTLLNECPTPHPVSIMHIHGTADRLVPYGGGQGFSVINGPPVPSVNAFWRNVDRCASPATTIDGPVSTSTAECAGNRGVTLITIDQGGHEWPPFASRVLWAFFSAHAR, from the coding sequence GTGCTCGGTCGGCTCGCCACGCTCCTCGGGGTCGTCCTCCTGGTCGCGGCGGGCTGCGCGCCGCAGCCACCGTCGGGCTTCGTCACCGGCACCAGCCTGCACCACATCACTGTGGGCGGACACGATCGCACCTATCGGCTCTACAAGCCCGCGGGGACACCGGCTTCCGCGCCGCTCGTGGTGGCGCTGCACGGCTATTCCGGCAGCGGGCGGCAAGTCGAAAGGGATTACGGCTGGGACCAATTGGCCGATTCGGGCCGGTTCGTCGTCACCTACCCCGACGGACTCGACCGGGCCTGGAACGTCGACGGGGAATCGTGCTGCGGCCGGCCCGGGCGAGAGGGTGTGGACGACGTCGCCTTCATCGCGGCGGCGGTGGCCGACATCGCCAAGAATGTCGGCACCGATCCGGCCAGGGTCTACGTCACCGGCATGAGCAACGGCGGCATCATGTCCTACACGCTGGCGTGCACCACCGACATCTTCGCGGCGATCGGCCCGGTGGCCGGCACCTTGCTGAACGAATGCCCGACCCCGCATCCCGTGTCGATCATGCACATTCACGGCACCGCGGACCGGCTCGTCCCCTACGGCGGCGGGCAGGGCTTCAGCGTCATCAACGGCCCGCCGGTGCCCAGCGTGAATGCCTTCTGGCGCAACGTCGATCGGTGTGCGAGCCCGGCCACCACGATCGATGGCCCGGTCAGCACGTCGACCGCGGAATGCGCGGGCAACCGCGGCGTCACGCTCATCACGATCGACCAGGGCGGTCACGAGTGGCCGCCGTTCGCCAGCCGGGTGTTGTGGGCGTTCTTCAGCGCGCACGCCCGCTGA